GCAGCGCCGAAGATGCCCCTGCCCCAGACGGTTCCGCCGCGGCGTCGACGCTGATGCTGAACTGGTACCCGTACGGTGAGCACGCTCCGTTCTACTACGGCGTCGAGGAGGGCATCTTCGCCAAACACGGCATCGACCTGCGGATCGACGCCGGCCAGGGCTCCACCAAGACCGCCCAGGCCGTCGGCACGTCGAGGGTGGACTTCGGCTGGGCCGACGCGCCCGCGGTGCTGAGCAACATCGACAAGGGTGTCGACATCAGGAGCACCGGGGTCTTCCTGCAGACCACGCCGTCGGCCGTTCAGGTGTTCGCAGACTCCGGCATCGAGACCCCGCAGGACCTGGTGGGCCGCACCATCGCGGTTTCCGCCGGGGACGCCCCCACCACCACCTTCCCAATTTATCTCGACAAGGTCGGCGTGCCCGCCGACGAGGTCACGCAACAGAGCCTGGACGCGGCCGGCAAGATGTCGGCCCTGATGTCCGGCCGGGTCGACGGCCTGATCGGCTTCTCCCACGACCAGGGGCCCACCATCGCCGACAAGAGCGGACGCGCCGTGCATTACCTGCGCTACTCCGACGCCGGCCTGAACTTCTTCAGCAATGGCCTGATCGCTCACACCGCCACCATCGAGGACGAGCCCGAGTTGGTGCAGGCGATGGTCGACGCCACCAGCGAGGCGTTCGCCGCCGCCGTCGCCGAACCCGAGGCCGCCGTCGAGGCGATGGTGGGCAAGGACCCGCAGATGCCGCCGCGCGAGGTGTTGTTGGAGCAGTGGCAGCAGACCATCCCGCTGTTGTCCACTCCGGCCACCGCCGATCTGCCCCCGGGCGCCAACGCGGCCGAAGACTGGACCACCACTATCAGCACGTTGACCGAGGCCGGGCTGCTGGGGTCGGCGAAGGAGCCCGGTGCATACTGGGATTCGTCGTTCGCCCCCAAGACCGATCGATAGCCAGAGAGGGCAACGACATGACCGCTGCGACACTGACCCCACCTGAAACCGCCGTGACCGAAAACGCGATCGCGATCGACCATCTGACCGTCACCTTCTCCTCCAAGCGCGGCACCGTGACCGCGTTGCAGGACATCGACCTGCAGGTCGCCGACGGTGAATTCGTCTCCATCGCGGGCCCGTCGGGCTGCGGGAAGTCGACGCTGCTCAAGGTCATCGCCGGGCTCACTGAGTCCACCGCCGGCGATGTGCGACTGCGTGGAAAACCGGTTCGGGGTCCGCAACGAGGGATCGGTTACGTGTTCCAGCGCGCCGCGCTGCTGGAGTGGCGTTCGGTGCGCAAGAACGTGCTGTTGCAGGCGGAGATGCGTGGCATGCCCCGCCGGGCCGCCCAGCAGCGCTGCGATCAGCTGCTGGAGATGACCGGACTGACCGGTTTCGAGAACGCCCTGCCGCACGAGTTGTCCGGCGGTATGCAGCAACGGGTTTCGCTGTGCCGCGCATTGCTTCATGAGCCGGATGTGCTGCTGATGGACGAGCCGTTCGGTGCGCTGGACGCACTCACCAGAGAGAAGATGAACGTCGAGTTGCATCGCATCTGGCGCGAAACCGGCACCACGGTGGTGTTGGTGACCCACTCGGTGGCCGAGGCCGTCTATCTGGCCAACCGCGTCGTGGTGATGAGCCCCCGCCCCGGCCGCATCGTCGAGGTCCAGGACGTCGACCTGCCGGCCGAGCGCGCCTACGGGGAGACGATGGAGCAGCCCGAATTCATCCGGGTGGCCAACCGGGTACGCGATCTGCTCGGCAGCCCCACCGCCGCAGACTGAAGCCCTGGGCTCAGACGGCCCAGCGCCCGGACAGGGTGCGCGCGCCGACGAACACCAACCGCAGCACCATGAAGGTCGACAGCCCGCCCCAGATCCCCCACAGGCCCCAGTCGAACACCAACGACAGCCAGATCAACGGCAGAAATCCCAGCAGCGCGCTGGCCAGCGTCGCATTGCGCATGAACTTCGCGTCACCGGCGCCGAGCAACACCCCGTCGAGCGCGAAAACGATTCCCGCGACCGGCAGTTGGGCCACCAGGAACCACCACGGGACACCGATGCTGTCCAGCACCGCCTGATCGGTGGTGAACACCTTCGGCAGCACCGTGGCGCCGGCGGCCATCACCAGGGCCAGCAACACCGCCGCCACGGTCGAGAACAGGGTCACCCGGCCGGCCACCGCCTTGGCGTGGGCGCTGCGCCCGCCGCCCAGCGCCGCACCCACCAGCGCCTGCGCGGCGATGGCCAGCGAATCCAGGGCCAGCGACAGGAAACTCCACAGCTGCAGCACCACCTGGTGGGCAGCCACCGCCGCGGCACCGAAGCGCGCCGCCACCGCGGCGGCCGAGACGAAGCAGGCCTGGAACGCCAACGAGCGCAACAACAGGTCCCGGCCCATCACCGACTGCGACCGCAACACGTCGAGGTCCGGCCGCAGCGGCACCCGCTCCACCAGCAACGCCCGGCAGAACAGCGCCGCGGCCAGCCACTGTCCGCACACGTTGGCCACCGCGGAGCCGGCCAACTCCCACCGCGGAAACCCCAGCCACCCGTACACCAGCAGCGGGCAGAGCACCGCCGACAGCCCGAACCCGATGATGACGTAGCGCAGCGGGCGCACCGTATCCTGCACCCCGCGCATCCAGCCGTTGCCGGCCAGCGAGATCAGGATGGCGGGGGCCCCCAGGATCGCGATCCGCAGCCACGGCAGCGCGGCGTCGGCGATGTCCTGCGCGCCGGCGATAACGGTGACGATCGGCGCGGCGAAGGCCTGCACCAAGGCGATGATCAGCAGGCCCACCCCGACCGCGAGCCAGGTGGCCTGCACCCCCTCGCTGCACGCCGACGTGCGGTCGCCGGCCCCGAAGTGCCGTGCCGAACGGGCGGTGGTGCCGTAGGACAGGAACGTGCCCTGCGAGGCCACCAACGCGAGAATCAGGCCACCGATGGCCAGA
This DNA window, taken from Mycolicibacterium sp. MU0050, encodes the following:
- a CDS encoding MATE family efflux transporter encodes the protein MSPSGDSEAPSSRTIAGLALPALGVLAAEPLYLLFDIAVVGRLGALALAGLAIGGLILALVASQGTFLSYGTTARSARHFGAGDRTSACSEGVQATWLAVGVGLLIIALVQAFAAPIVTVIAGAQDIADAALPWLRIAILGAPAILISLAGNGWMRGVQDTVRPLRYVIIGFGLSAVLCPLLVYGWLGFPRWELAGSAVANVCGQWLAAALFCRALLVERVPLRPDLDVLRSQSVMGRDLLLRSLAFQACFVSAAAVAARFGAAAVAAHQVVLQLWSFLSLALDSLAIAAQALVGAALGGGRSAHAKAVAGRVTLFSTVAAVLLALVMAAGATVLPKVFTTDQAVLDSIGVPWWFLVAQLPVAGIVFALDGVLLGAGDAKFMRNATLASALLGFLPLIWLSLVFDWGLWGIWGGLSTFMVLRLVFVGARTLSGRWAV
- a CDS encoding ABC transporter substrate-binding protein — protein: MFVHRTRIAAAAATAAVLALAGCGSSAEDAPAPDGSAAASTLMLNWYPYGEHAPFYYGVEEGIFAKHGIDLRIDAGQGSTKTAQAVGTSRVDFGWADAPAVLSNIDKGVDIRSTGVFLQTTPSAVQVFADSGIETPQDLVGRTIAVSAGDAPTTTFPIYLDKVGVPADEVTQQSLDAAGKMSALMSGRVDGLIGFSHDQGPTIADKSGRAVHYLRYSDAGLNFFSNGLIAHTATIEDEPELVQAMVDATSEAFAAAVAEPEAAVEAMVGKDPQMPPREVLLEQWQQTIPLLSTPATADLPPGANAAEDWTTTISTLTEAGLLGSAKEPGAYWDSSFAPKTDR
- a CDS encoding ABC transporter ATP-binding protein; its protein translation is MTAATLTPPETAVTENAIAIDHLTVTFSSKRGTVTALQDIDLQVADGEFVSIAGPSGCGKSTLLKVIAGLTESTAGDVRLRGKPVRGPQRGIGYVFQRAALLEWRSVRKNVLLQAEMRGMPRRAAQQRCDQLLEMTGLTGFENALPHELSGGMQQRVSLCRALLHEPDVLLMDEPFGALDALTREKMNVELHRIWRETGTTVVLVTHSVAEAVYLANRVVVMSPRPGRIVEVQDVDLPAERAYGETMEQPEFIRVANRVRDLLGSPTAAD